In a single window of the Dehalococcoidales bacterium genome:
- the rpsF gene encoding 30S ribosomal protein S6 — protein MVTENIQNIEEEQLCDYELVVIVSPTVEEEGFEAAIESVNRFVTGRGGVVSDVERWGKRRLAYPIKHHGEGSYVLSRFRMKPEDNRELESNLRISEDVIRHLLIKLS, from the coding sequence GTGGTCACTGAGAACATCCAGAATATAGAAGAAGAGCAGCTGTGCGATTACGAGTTGGTTGTTATTGTCAGCCCGACGGTAGAGGAAGAGGGCTTTGAAGCCGCGATAGAGAGTGTCAACAGGTTTGTCACCGGCAGGGGAGGTGTGGTTTCGGACGTCGAGCGCTGGGGCAAACGCAGGTTAGCTTACCCGATAAAGCACCACGGGGAAGGCAGCTACGTGCTGAGCCGATTCCGGATGAAGCCGGAAGATAACCGGGAACTGGAGTCGAACCTGAGGATTTCCGAGGACGTTATCCGTCATCTGCTGATAAAGCTAAGTTGA